The following proteins come from a genomic window of Polyodon spathula isolate WHYD16114869_AA chromosome 44, ASM1765450v1, whole genome shotgun sequence:
- the LOC121305641 gene encoding zinc finger and SCAN domain-containing protein 29-like — protein MDSVKMESVPIKEEFPELVPIRVEFSGLASLPIKQELCEMECDSSQPEVTEIKTEHNELEVPQTEDLLCVKQEVLEIKQEPLEVEFDHMEPGKEESEDLKPNIPELEPVCLREGSIGLERVCVREQGVREEGCTNSTQEGGKEDGQSNSEYSLAGSSPAAKTRAGGGEYLDCWKGTLKKHQRIHRGEKTYCCFDCGKHFRQSQHLKTHQRIHTGEKPYLCSDCGKSFRDSGDLCPESLKLFPQSEQ, from the exons ATGGACAGTGTGAAGATGGAATCTGTCCCAATTAAAGAGGAATTCCCTGAACTTGTCCCCATTAGAGTGGAGTTCTCTGGGCTGGCTTCCCTtcccattaaacaggagctctgtgaaaTGGAATGTGACAGCAGTCAGCCAGAGGTCACTGAGattaaaactgaacacaatgaGTTAGAGGTCCCACAGACAGAAGATCTGCTTTGTGTTAAACAAGAGGTGCTGGAAATTAAGCAGGAGCCGCTTGAAGTAGAGTTTGACCACATGGAACCAGGGAAGGAAGAATCAGAGGACTTGaaaccaaacatccctgagctggagcctgtatgCCTCCGGGAGGGTAGCATAGGGCTGGAGAGAGTCTGCGTGAGAGAGCAGGGCGTTAGGGAGGAAGGCTGTACCAACAGCACGCAGGAAGGTGGAAAGGAAGACGGACAGTCTAATTCAGAATAcagtctagcag gttccagtccagcagctaaaACGAGGGCGGGCGGTGGAGAATATCTTGACTGTTGGAAAGGAActctgaaaaaacaccagcgaattcacagaggagaaaaaacatattgctgcttTGACTGTGGGAAGCATTTCAGACAGTCACaacacctgaaaacacaccagcgaattcacacgggagagaaaccgtatctctgctctgactgtgggaagagtttccgaGATTCAGGAGACCT gtgtCCTGAAtcactgaaactcttcccacagtcagagcagtga